In the Candidatus Delongbacteria bacterium genome, one interval contains:
- the rsmI gene encoding 16S rRNA (cytidine(1402)-2'-O)-methyltransferase, with amino-acid sequence MKSGVLYLVSTPIGNDGDISLRAIETLKNVDLIVCEEQKSVNYLFFKHNFKKEYILLNEHNEEKDASYAADFISKGENAALVSDCGTPVFADPGRHLVNECKRRGIRVIPVPGASSFLSALVVSGFDINSFLYAGFLPKTEEEREIRLQSLSRINDVLVIMETPYRIIKFLESVAKYFKGNNCCFAYKLTFPEEMIIYGNPNEILEKVKKDELKGEFVLIIDNKKISRQSDRRKSNDIYQKKWKNAVHKK; translated from the coding sequence TTGAAAAGTGGTGTTTTATATTTAGTTTCAACTCCAATTGGAAATGATGGCGATATCAGCTTAAGAGCTATTGAAACTTTAAAAAATGTGGATTTAATAGTTTGTGAAGAACAAAAAAGTGTGAATTATCTCTTTTTTAAGCATAATTTTAAAAAAGAGTACATTTTGCTAAATGAACATAACGAAGAAAAAGATGCATCTTATGCTGCTGATTTTATTTCTAAAGGTGAAAATGCAGCTCTTGTCTCAGATTGTGGCACTCCTGTATTTGCTGATCCTGGAAGGCATCTAGTAAATGAGTGTAAAAGGAGGGGAATTAGAGTAATTCCTGTACCAGGAGCATCATCCTTTCTTTCTGCCCTTGTGGTGTCCGGATTTGATATTAACAGCTTTTTATATGCTGGATTTCTACCTAAAACAGAAGAAGAAAGAGAAATCAGACTACAAAGTTTAAGTAGAATTAATGATGTTTTGGTTATTATGGAAACTCCCTATAGAATTATTAAGTTCTTAGAGAGTGTTGCAAAATATTTTAAAGGTAATAATTGTTGTTTTGCGTACAAACTAACTTTCCCTGAAGAGATGATTATTTATGGGAATCCAAATGAAATCCTTGAAAAAGTTAAAAAAGATGAACTAAAAGGCGAATTTGTTCTTATTATTGATAATAAGAAAATTTCAAGGCAATCTGACAGGAGAAAAAGTAATGACATTTACCAAAAAAAATGGAAAAATGCAGTTCATAAAAAATGA